TGTGAAAAAAGCCTTGGGGACTGAAAGAGACATTGTAGCTTGAAACAGCTCCCTCCAGAGTAGTTGCGCGTTGCCTAAGTCGTCTTTCTCAAAAATTCGAGTTCCAttgtttttttaagtgtaaaTTTCTACCAGTGCGTGGATGGTGCCTTTCTCCCACGCCCTCTTGGTGTGGGAGGTGGTGCGGGAGTCTGTCTGCGGGACAGTGCTCGGAGCCCGCAGGGACTGAATGCTCCTCATTTGTGATTCCAAAGGCGATCCTGTCTGCTTTCCAGGTCTCCGTGTGACGCTGATTATTCGACACCATCTCTTTGGCCATCTTAAGACAGAGATTCAGTCACTAACCACCAGACTGTTCCCCAGGGTCTCCTTCCTCCCTACTCTCGTGCACTTGGCCGGATGAACCGACTCCTGCACAGCCGGGTTCCGTTATTCACAAGGCATCTACAGTCTAGGCACCTGTGAAATCCGAGTCGCCCAGTGCCCTGGGCTCGCCCCAGAATTGACGGACCACGACGAGACACGCACCACCCCCGCGTTCCGACCTCTCGCTTACCTTTTCGTGGGTAGATGCAGTGGCCAGACAGCCCCACGAGCTGGCGTGGACCAGGGAGCGGGCGGTGCCTGCACGCACCCTGGGGCCGGGGGATGCTACGGATGATCCGCTCTCCCGCCGGTAGGAGAACATTCCACGCGGGGCCGGTGCGGGCCTGGTGCGGGCAGAGCCCCGAGGCCGCAGGTGCGTGTCCTCCTTGTGCGCCGAGGCCGGGAAGCTCTGCTGCCAGATGCTACCCGAGTCCTCCAGTAGCGCGGGCAGTGCCTCCTCCGTGGACGCGCTGTCCAGCTCCTCGTCTACCTCGTTGGTGACAGCCCAGGACACCGAGCTCACGATCACGTAGCCGGCGGCCGGGGACAGCAGGGCGCTGCAGCACAGCAGCCAGGACAGGCGGGTCCCTGGCCCCGCAGGGCGCTCCCCGCCGGACAGCGACATCTTCTTGCAGGCGACGCGCCCTGTGGTGCGGACCGATCGCCTAGCAGCGGCCGACCAGGGGCGCCCCCCTGCGGCAGAGCGTGCGCCTGGAGTTCCTTCTCTTCGCTGTAGGATTCCCGGGTCGGGGATCGCGATCAGACCCTGAGGTGCCCTTACTGCTTGACACCCCAGTCAGAAGAGACGTCTGCCGCAAGGCCAGACTCCTCTCAGCTGTGCGTAACGCCGCTGCTGGACGCAGAGTCCAGGCGTGCCAAGGCGGGATGGCTTGGTTTTTCTGCAGACTGGCACGTGTTCTGCAGCCAAAGGGTGGGCGTTCACAACTCAGGCTCAATGCACTCCTCCGCTCCACAGCTGTGAGACTCTGCAAGCTGCTTGACTTCTCTGTGCCACCCCAGGACCGTGCCAGCAAGAAGGACATCACTAGGCTCAGTGACTGCACCTTGAACCCCCCCAGAGCCATGAGgcacatgacacccacattccccttAATTCATCCAGTCTGTAGTGTCATGCCATTAGCAACACAGACTAATAGGGCATCTTAAAAACATCTTGTTCCAGTAAGACGtttaataaatatcaaaataacttaaaatgaattataatttcttgcctcttcttaTGACATGCAGACTTTGTCCCACCAGGGGACACGTTCTATAGCTTGTATTCCTAAAATGCAGGAGTCCTGCTCTAATTGGTCCCATAAGAAAATAACTTGAAATAGCATTTGAGTGTTTGCTACATTTCATCCTCGGCGCACCCAGCTTCGATATCTCCTCTGCCCCATCCTGCCGCTCTTCCTGGATGCGGAGCACCCTGCCAGTGTAGACACAGCTGGCCTCTCTCTTCtgcatggtgttttgttttctctcccttgCTGCCCCTGGCTTCTCTTTTCATCTTTCCGAACTCTGCCCTTTGTCCGCTTCTAAACACTGAAGTTGTTTTCAGTCTCTCCACGAGCTATCCTGTTTATATTCACTGcttctgcctttgcctgctgCTGCTCTCCCCAACCTCCCACTCCCTCTCATCCCGGTTCCTGGGAAGATGTGACCCACAGTCTTGAGAAGCAGGATGGTTAAGTCATTGAAACCCCAGCCTCTGCAGCCAGCCATGACGGCACACACCTGCTATctcggcacttgggaggtgaaggcaagagaatctgaagttgaaggtcatccttacCTAGGTAGCAAATTGGacaccagcctagactacatgagatacCATCTCAagatcaaacaaataaaagccaatAACCTTTCAGATTGAAAATAATCCAGACCTTGCTCAATCAGGTCCTGATTGTGGGAGACTGACCCGTCACCTGACActtctgtctttgtgtctttatCTGCAAAATGGGGCCTGTTACATCTCCCTCACCAGGTTTTGGATGTTAAGCAGACTGTCTTTAAGtgtcggggcgggggggggggggagggagtgcTCATGAGGAGTTTGACCCCGCTATGTCTGCTCAGAGGGAAAAGGATGTCTGTTCcaatctcaaaaggaaaagagacagaacTAATATATCAGTCCAGGAAGAGGACCTGTGTATGGTGGTCTCAGCCCCCAATCTGCTTTTCACTTCAGGATCAACCCACCTTCTCTTTCCTCGCGCCTGAGGTGGCCAGCTGTGGGGGAGGCATGCACCTTCTCTGCCTAACCCACGAGTAAGTTCAATTATAGAAGTCCTGCTTGCTCaaaatttctcagttttctttattgttatctCCATTGTCTTGCCCATTATCTCCATTATGCTTTCTGATTCTTGTATTTTATTGCCCCAAACAGACTCAAACTCAAAGCAGATTTAAGGCAACCATCAGCCAGGACATGGCAAGTATCGAGCATATGACAGTATCTTTGTCTTTGGCCTCCAGGGGTCTACCGGTCCTGTCACTCAAATTTGAGGAGATAATTTCCCTCAGATTTCTTGCATTCCTGTGGGGGGCCAGATCTGTTTGATTAGTTGTGAAAAGCTAGAGACAGTGTATTCATCTAGATTCACGGACTGCTCCCACAGACCCTATTAGAGGCCTATTCTTGTTAGTAAAGATATGGGTATGGGTGTGCTTAAATTTGTTAATTAATTCTATGCAAATAACTTTGTTATATGACGTCAAACTGGCATAGACAGCAATTATACTATCAGAGTATGAGAGTTCCTATTTTTCTGCATTCTTAACTATTCAGATTAttgtcaaatttaaaaaatagttgccCCCACCCAAATCTAGTAGATGAGCAATGATGATTACTTGCTAATGTTTGCCTCAGCCTGAGGACCATTACACTAGCTGTTTTTCCTTCACTGTGACTGAATTAACTGACATACACAGATTGAAGGAGGAGAGTTCTGTCTTGGCTCCTGACGTCATAGGGGttggtccatcatggtgggaaggcgcATAAGGAACAGAGAAGTTCATGTCATGgtgcatcaggaagcagaggaaggagaattccAGTGTGCTCCAGTGTCAGCCTTTCCCTGTTTGctccttcacagacacacccagagctgtGCTCTGCCATCTTCTAGACTATTCTAAATCCactcaagttgacagttaagatCATACCAATGGAACAGGTCATTTTTCTGTTTAGGGACCAGCATAATGTCCTTTGTGAAATGCCTGTTCAGGACGTTGCCTGTTGGCTACCCACCTCGGGggcccccccttcccccctctcccgCTCCCATGGTAAAAGCCACAGACAGCATCAAGTCTCTCATCCATGTATGAGAGTTCAGCACAACCTTGTCGACACTATGTGCCTTTCTGCAGAGGGGTTTGTAGAATGTTTGCATCTTGCCTGAAATTCCGCATCCTCTGAACAGcaactttctgtttcctttgcccAGCCCCTGGCAAGCACCTCTCTGCCTTCCGTTTTGACGAATTTGACCATTTTCATACCTCAGGCAAATTGGATCTTGCAGAATTGGTTCTTTGACTGGTTCATTTCCTTCAGTGTGATGTTCTCAATCTCTCATGGATGTGTTGTAGCATCTCACAAAGTTTCTCTCTTTTCAAGATTAATATTCTGCTTCATCTGTATACTGATTTCTTCAACCGTGTGTCCATCGGTgagcatttaggttgtttccacttGGCGGCTGTTATGAGCTATGTTGCAATGAACTAAGGGATGTGGATATATAGGGGCATTATCCATTCTCTCGGATAAATACTCAAAAGTGGGATTATTGTATCTTACGGCAGTTTTGTTATaaagttgtttgtgtgtgtgtgtgtgtgtgtgtgtgtgtgtgtgtgtgtgtgtgttttgagacagggtctctctacagagccctaactgttttaatttttttttcctttctacattaaagaattaattaaaatatatttacatcatttacctccttccctttcccccctcTGATGCTTCCCAggctccttccagtccctcccatcTTTCCCTCACTCCTCTCAAATACATGGCCTcgttttctttgattattattgttacatatgtatacataaataaatgaatgcatccTGCTCagcccatttagtgttgcttgtgtgtCTATGATTTCAGGTCTGACAGTTGGTATTGCATAACCAGTTAGCAGGCTTATCCCTAAGGCAGACCaactccccctgcccctccccccatggcAGTCTTTAGTTGACTGAAGTTCTCTGTCTATGGATGGGGCCCCcatgagatttttctcttccatgtttGCATTTCCATGCTAGCTGGTGTACTGCTGTAGGTCCTGTTTTGATAGCCATATTGTTGTGGTATCACAGGGGAAGCTTCCCTGAccttctaggagacacaatctcacagcaaacttcttggtcctctggctgtcataatttaattctttgtattatCTCCAGCACTGCTTATTTTctggttctgtttgtgtttgcttttaaGTGATGCCATCCTCACAGGTGGGAGGCGATACATCACTGCATTTTAGGTTTGTTCTTCCCTGACGGTTAGCCGTGTTAGCATATTTTCATGTGCACTCCAGCCATCTCTGTATCTTCTCTGTAGAAAAGTGTATTTAGGTTCTTTGCTCCtttaaaaatcaggtttgattgtTTGTTGTTGAATTGTAGGGGTCCCTGATGTATTTTAGACATTAAGACTTTGCCCTGgtttgctctctgttgctgtgataaaacacttggaccaaaaacaacttgagggGGTTGTTAATTTGggttctgttgctctgataaaacccTGACCCACAGCAGCTTgcagaagaaagggttcatttcctCTCAAAACTCCCAGGTCACAATCTGTCACCAAgtgaagccaaggcaggaacctagaggcagaaactgaggctgggtcCATGGAGAAAACTGTTTACTGGCCTGATTCCAGGCTCACATTCAGTTACCTCTCTTACACAACTCAGTACCCCCTGGCCAGGGGTGGTGCCGCCCATTGTGGGCTAGGCCTTGGCCTATCaactagcaatcaagaaaatgccccagagatATGTCCACGAGCCAATTTGATGGTGGCAAGTCCTCAGTTGacgttccttcttcccaggtgtctcCAGTTTGTGCCAAGTTGGGAAAACTAACTAGcataggggaggaaagggtttagttcAGTGTATAGGTTATAGACCGATAttgaaggaactcaaggcaggtattgaagcagaaaccaaggaggatctctgcttgctggctcactcccCAGCTCATGCCCAGCTAGCTTGTTTGTATAACCCAGTGAAAGGACCAAACAGACACCATAGctggctgctcagtcttctctcagagatcaggcctcgaattcagtttcctgagacctggccaagcagtttctgggagatCCATGAACATAAGACATAGTCCTTCCAGTGGCTCCCTTTCTGcgcatactctgactgctcaaggttcagccagttgtttactgtctgggactcctcaccaacttagagcttcGTGCctgagtcaaggacagagcctgggccactaaGTCAGCCCCTACAatcagtacatgctaggccagccaacCTCCATGGCagttcaaggacaaagcctgggacttgtcctgctcaaaaatggtaactgtaaaccccacccccacccccgccacacacacatatacacacactaaccctagccaattaaaaattactaatatgattgccacttgcataaaccaatcctgagtctgttcctatgtagtctgtagacacCAAGCCctctttgctttaaaaaccccgccccattgctactcagggtctttcctgctctgctgctgtgtcagacCGACGGAAAGTCCCAAGTTAACTTGTAGTAAAAAGACTCTTGGCTTTTGCATTGGattccatctctttttttttcttttttctttttttgagatgaggattgaacccaggaccttgtgcttgctaggcaagtgctctaccactgagctaaatccccaacccctggattcCATCTCTTAATGGTCTTTGGGGAACTCTGGGTATCACACCAGGACCATCTATCTAGAGATGGTGGCAGCCACCATGGGctggggcctcccacatcaattacaaATCCAGACGATCTCTCCCAGACAAGGCCACAGGGCCATCTGTCTGAAGCAATTCTTGAGTTCCTTCTCCCCAGGTGgctttaacttgtgtcaagttggcagtaAGAATGAGCCAGTGTGACACCTTGTCAGAGACGTCATTGACAACTCTTCTCAGTCTGTACTTTGTGGTTCCTTCTGCTGAGGCGTCATCCACCGCCTTGGGGCCTTTTGATATGCCCGGGTTTGCTCTCACTGCCTGTACATTTGGTGTCATTTCCAATACATCCCTGTGGAGACCAAGCTGAGGAGCTTTTTTCCTCTGTGAGTTTTACCTGGATTTCATGGCTAAGTCTTCAgtccattttgagttaattttgtatgtgGTGTAAGATCAAGGTGTGCAGACACGAGGCGTTTAAAAGAGATATGCGGATGAAACCCTCCTGTGCCCATTGTGTAGTTTCAGTAAACCTGCTGAAGACTAGTTGACATATGTGAGCGCCTCTGTCAAAAccaaactatttttttctcttctcttggtttttatttctacTCTAATCTTATAATTCCCTTCTTTCTAGTAACTGTGggcttaatttcttcattttggtAATATGCTGTGGTGCAGACTtgggttatgtttttgtttgtttgtttattaacaGAGTCGGTGTTTCagtgtgtagtctaggctggccttgaactcactgcatagcccaggttagtctcaaactcacaacattcctcctgcctccagtgctgggattacaggcaccaccacaactggcgtTCTTCTTTCCATATGCAGGTTCCTGATGCTGCAAATTTCCTTTGTTACCACCTTTTCTGTGTTCAGTAAGTTTTGGTGGGTGTCCtggttcttgctttctttctctctttttcttccttccttccttccttccttccttccttccttccttccttcctctctctctccctctctctctctctctctctctctctctctctctctctccttttgttcatttttgtttgtttgttttgttttgttttgacactgGCTAGAGCTATCTGAGGAGAGGAATCTcagttgggaaaatgcctccatcagattgacctgtaggcaaaCTGTAGTACATATTTTTGAGTAATGATTGGTGTTGCCCATTATATCTTTTTTGTATTGTATAGACATCAATGTATTCTTAGTTGTAGTTATTTGTTCTtgccttttaatttctttttaaaaagatttattattattattttaattcctgTCTTTTTGGAGTTTACACAcaccatgtgtgttctggttcttatagaggccagaagaggatatgaGATCCCTCCGGGACAGTTATAGGTACTTGTCAGTTGCattctgggaactggactcagatcttctgcaagagcagtgagtgttcttaacaaCCAAGCCATTTGTCCAGGCCTTCTTGTTAACTTCTATAACTGAATTAAATGTGATTTTTGCACTAGACCAGTATCGTAATATTTATAGTTATCTGTGTGTTTACCTTAGCACCTAATtcactgttgctgtgaaaagacactatgaccatgccaactcttataaaggaaaacatttgattagggctggcttatagtttcagaggtttagtccattatcattatggcagggagcatggtggcatgcagttAGACAGTGCTGAAGAGTAAGTGAGAGGTCTACATCCAGACCCACAGCCATCAAGAAGAGAGATAGTCACTGggcctggatggtgggctggggtctcctgactcagctttcctcttcccagaattctactcgtctgcttgtcccacctatacttcctgcctggctactggccaatcagcattttattaagccagtgtacaaaagcattatcccacagcaagaatCCACTGGGCATCTTAAAGGTGTAGTCTCATTTCCTTCCACAGATGTGGGGAGTCCACAGCTATCTTTTAAGTAAGCTTTGTACacacctctttttctcttttctttctggggTTCCTACCATGCATTTACTGTTGCCTGTTATGGTGTCAAATAAGTCCCCAtctcttttttcttgtcatttatttgtcttttgttcatCTTGGTTGGACCTTAAGTATCCTTATCATTCCATGTTCTTGGTCAAGTCTGATGAAGTTCtccagtccattttttttttttttatttagttaccATGCTTTCAGCTCtaaatattctgatttttttctctctttgttgaTACAGGCTTATTTGATGATATAGcttcttttatgatttttgaTTATATAGAGATTCTGTTACATAGGTATATTAAAATACTTACTGTTATTATATATCTGATAACAGACTTAAATTCATAGTGTACAAAGGTCATTTGTCATTCAACAACAGACATCTTCCCACGGAGATAAGCAAATGGCCACCGAGTACTTGAGAAAGTGCTCAGCATTAGTCCTTAGAGAAATGTAACTTGAACTGTGATAGGTTACTGTGTTCCTTCCCTAGGGCGGCTGCAATGGAACAGGCAGGACACACTCGTGAGGAACATGCAGATAAATTGGATTCTTCATCTATTGCTGATGGTTGTGTAAAATGATGCTGCCACTAGGAAATCAGTTTGCTAATCCTTCTAATGGTTAGACACAGATGTCACAGGTGAGCTGGAAATCCCACGGCTGAGCTTACACTGAAGACAAAACAGTCACACGATTGTTGACTGAAGAGTCACTCATCACAGCCAGAACTGGAAACTACTTAAATGATCATCGTGTGATAACTACAAAGACATATCCATACAATGGAATGTATTTGTCAGTGAATGGCTGTGAGAggctggaagaaaggaaggaacaatTGCCAGTGcatttgagtttcttttcagGGAAATGGACATGTTCTAAAATTAGATCATGGTGGTAATGAACTATTTTGTGTGTTCCAAAGTTCATTGGTTGCACGTGTTCAATAGAAGAATTTTATTGAACATATGTTATGTCTCCAAATTTCGGTTAAAAACTGCTCTGGTGCAGATGCTTTGCAAGACTTCTCAGGATAGCCAGCCCATCCTTTCCTCTGCCCATTGGCTTCCCTTGTCTCCTTTGGAGCAGAGTTAGAAGGCTTACATCCGATTTCCCTGTCCTCAGACATGCAGGGTGTTCCAACAGAGTATGTGGAGGGTCTGCTTTTAGCCTCCACACCTGGGTGGGTTCTGACATTTGGACCCTTGACCTGTTTACCCTGAGGTCATCAAGACTGAAACTCAGATTTACCTGGACTGGTGCAAACAGATGCCCCGCCTTCAGCTGCTTTGATTAATCCCTGGATTCTTCTGTCAATTCAATTTAAGTCTTTTAAGAAAgaatgtggtgtggtgtggtgtggtgtggtgtgtgtgtgtgtgtgtgtgtgtgtgtgtgtgtgtgtgtgttggtgaaattattaaggccactccatgtagttaaaagggaggtttattttgtggggtagcttacaaatgaaaggataagttgcagggtctgggaaaggtatggtgcagtccggtggtgtgttctctggagaactctgctcagtctacctccagcatccagggtcctggaaccaagagaggcctcttctctcgatcctgggtcttcagcttcctgcctcagccccgccttgtgggcgtgaccattaccgaagcctcaatgggcgttggaagttccaggacaaggctggaatggctacccattacatgtgtgtgtgtgtgtgtgtgtgtgtgtgtgtgtgtgtgtgtgtgtgtgttataatgcATGTATCAATGTATTtggcacttgcacacacatataacagTGTAATAGCAGTTACCACGTTGTGCCAAGTAAGCTAGGTGTCTAGCCCTAGAATTTGCATTTTCTGGGGGTTGAATGCAGGCTCTTGTGTGTACAGGACAAGAGCTCTACTGCCAAGTCACTCCCTTAGAAAACAACATTGATTTGATATACAAGAATCACTTTACATTCGGAGCTCCTGACTCCAAGGGTGGCCCCGGACTGTAAGGCAGGACCACTCACTCCATtccactcttcctcctttctaGAACCCAGCCGTTCCTTTCTTTTGCCTTCCTCACATCAATTTTCAAATGGAGGCTCTGCTCCAGTGTCCTTGAGGAAGCCTCTTGTCGTCGCTGGCCCCTCTGTGGTATTTTAACTCTAACACTTACCACCGACTAAGTTGTCCGGCTTTGTTTATTGATTCAGTGTCTGCCTTTCCCTACCTGGTACATAAGCTTCATTGGACCAGGGGCTTGCTTATTTATTCATGGTACCTGGGAAAAGAATAAATCTATGACAAATACTTAATTTTGGAACATATTGCcataaattttaaatcaaatatcCCTTTCCGGGAAATCTGTCTGCTGCCAGAATGTTAGTGGGTTTCTAACTTATCATCATGAGGGAAAATTTATGTTCCAAGATGTCTGTGGGTGTAGCTAGTATTACCCCGGTGAGAGATGTGATATGTCTCTCTTGCTATAAGCTCCACATTGACAAACGGCGCTGTGCCTTGGGGAGATTCCTGTCTGTGCAGGGTCTCGTCATTATTCCTATTTCCAATGAGTGCTCAAGAAAGTACTGTTGCTAGTGTGCATTCCTAGGGAGCCTGTGTTTTTGCTGTGTCGTGAGTTCAGTAACCCACAGCAGTGACACGGGGTCTGCAGAAACTCAGGGTCTTCCCTCCCATCTGATATCCTTGAGCGGCAGTTCAGGCTGTCCTAATGATGATTGGGGAAATTGTCTAGCCGTTAGTTGGAGTGAGTTGAAGTCCATGAAGTGTATGGTGAAATGACCTGTGGCAGTTCCAGAGGCTGGACAACCCCCATGCTCACATCTGTTAATACCACTTTCTCTTTGGCTCTGAGCTCAGGTATAAAACAAAGGTATCACACTTATGTatttccttctctgctctccccAGAGCTCCCTCTGGATGGAGAATATGCACAGGCTAGCTTGCTGGAAGCTCTCTAGGGGACGGTCAAGTCACCCTAGCCAAGGCCACCCCAGCCCAGTCAGTACCCAGCAAGCCTGTTAGTGACCACAACTGAGATCCAAGCTTGGTTTAGACCCAAAGCGCCCAAGCCAACCATGGACCGTGAGGAACGCTAAGTCAACGGTGGCTGTGTCAGAA
The sequence above is drawn from the Onychomys torridus chromosome 18, mOncTor1.1, whole genome shotgun sequence genome and encodes:
- the Creg2 gene encoding protein CREG2; protein product: MSLSGGERPAGPGTRLSWLLCCSALLSPAAGYVIVSSVSWAVTNEVDEELDSASTEEALPALLEDSGSIWQQSFPASAHKEDTHLRPRGSARTRPAPAPRGMFSYRRESGSSVASPGPRVRAGTARSLVHASSWGCLATASTHEKIQGLPFGSCLAISDGPLHNSTGTPFFYMTAKDPVVADLVKNPIASLMLPESEGDFCRKNIVDPEDQRCARLTLTGRMIMVPPGEVEFAKQAMFSRHPGMRKWPRQYEWFFMKMWVEHIWLQKWYGGVSDIPREEYFKAAPRKA